A window of Synechococcus sp. MEDNS5 contains these coding sequences:
- a CDS encoding anthranilate synthase component I family protein has product MLTPDRTAFLEAVASGSTLIPVASSWPADLETPLTTWLKVGEGHPPGVLLESVEGGETLGRWSVVACNPLWTLSARHNQQQRIWRDGLRETFSGNPFETLRDCLTPYKPATLSGLPPLGQLYGMWGYELIRWIEPSVPVHSNDGDGPPEGLWMLMDSILIFDQVKRLITAVAYADLSGEHNASTDPEAAWTNAIERIQALKQTMAEPLPPVRPLNWTPSRGDTPSTSSNRTQDDFQQAVLKARDHIAAGDAFQLVISQRLSTEIRHPPLDLYRSLRMVNPSPYMAFFDFGDWQLIGSSPEVMVKAEPDQGGIRAVLRPIAGTRPRGSNELEDRSLEAELLADPKERAEHVMLVDLGRNDLGRVCVPGSVAVRELMVIERYSHVMHIVSEVEGRLAPGNDIWDLLMASFPAGTVSGAPKIRAMQLINELEPDPRGPYSGVYGSVDLAGALNTAITIRTMVVRPNHDGSWTLQVQAGAGIVADSKPEAEYQETLNKARGMLTALACLEGTGS; this is encoded by the coding sequence ATGCTCACACCCGACCGCACCGCATTCCTGGAAGCCGTTGCATCAGGCTCCACGTTGATTCCTGTGGCCAGCAGCTGGCCGGCAGATCTGGAAACACCCCTCACCACCTGGTTGAAAGTGGGCGAGGGACATCCCCCGGGAGTTTTGCTCGAATCCGTCGAGGGCGGCGAAACCCTGGGGCGTTGGAGTGTGGTGGCTTGCAATCCGCTCTGGACACTCTCTGCCAGGCACAACCAGCAGCAACGGATCTGGAGGGATGGGCTGCGAGAGACGTTTTCAGGCAATCCCTTCGAGACCCTTCGCGACTGCCTTACGCCCTACAAACCGGCGACCCTCTCCGGACTGCCTCCGCTCGGCCAGCTCTACGGAATGTGGGGCTATGAACTAATCCGCTGGATCGAGCCTTCGGTGCCAGTCCATTCGAATGATGGGGATGGGCCACCGGAAGGACTGTGGATGCTGATGGACAGCATCCTCATTTTCGATCAGGTGAAACGCCTGATCACGGCCGTGGCCTATGCCGACCTCTCCGGAGAACACAACGCTTCTACCGACCCAGAGGCAGCGTGGACTAATGCGATCGAGCGCATTCAGGCCCTGAAGCAGACGATGGCCGAGCCACTCCCCCCTGTGCGCCCGCTCAACTGGACACCCAGCCGAGGGGACACTCCATCGACATCCAGCAATCGAACCCAGGATGACTTTCAGCAGGCGGTTCTCAAGGCCAGGGACCACATCGCCGCCGGAGATGCCTTTCAACTGGTGATCAGCCAGAGACTCAGCACGGAGATCCGCCACCCACCCCTCGATCTCTACCGGAGTCTGCGCATGGTGAATCCATCGCCATACATGGCGTTCTTCGACTTTGGCGACTGGCAGCTGATCGGATCCAGTCCTGAAGTGATGGTTAAGGCCGAACCTGACCAAGGGGGTATCCGCGCTGTGCTGCGGCCGATTGCAGGAACAAGGCCTCGGGGAAGCAATGAACTTGAGGATCGGAGCCTGGAAGCGGAGCTGCTCGCCGATCCAAAGGAGCGAGCCGAACACGTGATGCTTGTCGATCTCGGTCGCAACGACCTCGGCCGCGTCTGTGTTCCCGGGTCAGTGGCAGTCCGCGAGCTGATGGTGATCGAGCGCTACTCCCATGTCATGCACATCGTCAGTGAGGTGGAGGGTCGACTGGCTCCGGGAAACGACATCTGGGATCTGCTGATGGCGTCCTTTCCTGCTGGCACAGTGAGCGGAGCTCCCAAGATCAGGGCGATGCAACTGATTAATGAGCTTGAACCCGACCCTCGCGGCCCCTACTCCGGTGTGTATGGGTCGGTGGATCTGGCGGGCGCTTTGAACACCGCCATCACCATCCGCACGATGGTCGTCAGGCCCAACCATGACGGCAGTTGGACCCTGCAGGTTCAGGCGGGCGCAGGCATCGTCGCGGACTCCAAACCTGAGGCTGAATACCAGGAAACCCTGAATAAAGCCCGAGGCATGCTGACCGCACTGGCCTGCCTTGAGGGCACCGGGTCATGA
- a CDS encoding photosystem I reaction center subunit II PsaD translates to MTATALNGQLPQFIGSTGGLLNSAETEEKYAITWTSNSAQAFELPTGGAAMMNAGENIMYFARKEQCLALGTQLRTKFKPRIEDYKIYRIFPGGDTEYLHPSDGVFPEKVNEGRAMVGHNPRRIGQNTNPANIKFSGRNTFDA, encoded by the coding sequence ATGACAGCAACGGCGTTGAACGGACAGCTTCCCCAGTTCATCGGCAGCACCGGAGGTCTTCTCAACTCTGCTGAAACAGAAGAGAAGTACGCGATCACCTGGACGAGCAATAGCGCTCAGGCCTTCGAACTTCCCACCGGAGGCGCAGCCATGATGAACGCCGGTGAAAACATCATGTATTTCGCCCGCAAGGAGCAGTGCCTGGCGCTCGGCACCCAGCTGCGGACCAAGTTCAAGCCCCGGATCGAGGACTACAAGATCTATCGGATTTTCCCCGGTGGTGACACTGAGTATCTCCATCCCAGCGATGGCGTGTTCCCTGAAAAGGTCAACGAAGGTCGGGCCATGGTGGGACACAATCCACGCCGCATCGGTCAGAACACCAATCCGGCCAACATCAAGTTCAGCGGACGCAACACCTTCGACGCTTGA
- the ppc gene encoding phosphoenolpyruvate carboxylase produces MSSSSAVTPESEQPRAAVSEAPVGGQLLQQRLALVEDLWQTVLRSECPAEQAERLLRMKQLSDPVLPDGNAISSDALVSLIRDMDLSEAIAAARAFSLYFQLVNILEQRIEEDGYLESIVRSQDMAEQINPFAPPLATQTEPATFRELFERLRRLNVPPAQLETLLQELDIRLVFTAHPTEIVRHTVRHKQRRVASLLQQLETKTESNAFEAGTIRLQLEEEIRLWWRTDELHQFKPSVLDEVDYALHYFQQVLFDAMPQLRRRLSSALACSYPDVQLPPSSFCTFGSWVGSDRDGNPSVTTDITWRTACYQRQLMLERYVSAVQGLRDQLSISMQWSQVSAPLLESLEMDRLRFPEVYEERATRYRLEPYRLKLSFVLERLRLTQIRNQQLADAGWRAPADGLVSSNPEGPQSESLHYGSVAEFRSDLELIRTSLVSTDLTCEPLDTLLTQVHIFGFCLAGLDIRQESTRHSDALDEVSRYLNPDQAYGDLNEQERVNWLLQELQTRRPLIPPSVSWSPTTEETVDVFRTLHRLQDEFGSRICRTYVISMSHSVSDLLEVLLLAKEAGLVEPSAGHADLLVVPLFETVEDLQRAPEVMEQLFQNPLYRNLLPRVGSQGQPLQELMLGYSDSNKDSGFLSSNWEIHKAQIALQDLAARNGLALRLFHGRGGSVGRGGGPAYQAILAQPSGTLQGRIKITEQGEVLASKYSLPELALYNLETMTTAVVQNSLVTNQLDATPSWNDLMARLARCSRRHYRALVHDNPDLVAFFEQVTPIEEISKLQISSRPARRKTGTRDLSSLRAIPWVFGWTQSRFLLPSWFGVGTALHEELENDPDQMSLLRTLHQRWPFFRMLISKVEMTLSKVDLDLARHYVTSLGSADHREAFDGIYKTIAEEYSLTRRLVLEITGQERLLDADPALQLSVDLRNRTIVPLGFLQVALLRRLRDQNRQPPMSESPSDGDGRTYSRSELLRGALLTINGIAAGMRNTG; encoded by the coding sequence ATGTCCTCCTCCTCCGCAGTCACTCCTGAGAGCGAACAGCCCAGGGCTGCGGTCAGCGAGGCTCCCGTCGGTGGACAGCTCCTGCAGCAGCGACTGGCCCTGGTCGAGGACCTTTGGCAGACTGTTCTTCGCAGCGAGTGCCCAGCGGAGCAGGCGGAGCGCCTGCTCCGCATGAAACAACTCAGCGACCCGGTCCTCCCTGACGGAAACGCAATCAGCAGTGACGCTTTGGTGTCGCTGATCAGGGACATGGACCTGTCGGAAGCCATCGCTGCGGCCCGGGCTTTTTCGCTCTATTTCCAATTGGTGAACATCCTCGAGCAACGCATCGAGGAAGACGGATACCTGGAGAGCATCGTCCGCTCGCAGGACATGGCGGAACAGATCAACCCGTTCGCACCGCCCCTGGCCACACAAACGGAACCGGCAACCTTCCGGGAACTTTTTGAACGCCTGCGCCGATTGAACGTTCCCCCTGCCCAGCTGGAAACCCTGCTGCAGGAGCTCGATATCCGCCTGGTCTTCACCGCCCACCCCACCGAGATCGTCCGTCACACGGTCCGCCATAAGCAGCGGCGGGTCGCGAGCCTGCTGCAGCAGCTTGAAACCAAAACTGAATCCAACGCCTTTGAAGCTGGAACCATCCGCCTTCAACTGGAAGAGGAAATCAGGCTGTGGTGGCGCACTGATGAGCTGCACCAGTTCAAACCATCGGTTCTCGATGAGGTTGATTACGCCCTGCACTACTTCCAGCAGGTGCTCTTCGATGCCATGCCCCAGCTGCGCCGGCGACTCTCCTCGGCACTGGCTTGTAGCTACCCGGATGTTCAACTGCCGCCGTCATCCTTCTGCACCTTCGGTTCCTGGGTTGGATCCGATCGCGATGGCAATCCCTCAGTCACGACTGACATCACCTGGCGAACGGCCTGCTATCAGCGCCAGCTGATGCTGGAGCGCTATGTGAGCGCGGTCCAGGGGCTTCGAGACCAGCTGAGCATCTCGATGCAGTGGAGCCAGGTCAGTGCTCCACTCCTTGAATCTCTGGAAATGGATCGGTTGCGGTTCCCCGAGGTCTACGAAGAGCGTGCCACCCGCTATCGCCTGGAGCCTTACCGACTCAAGCTGAGTTTTGTGCTTGAGCGGCTGCGCCTCACCCAGATCCGCAATCAGCAGCTGGCGGACGCCGGCTGGCGGGCTCCAGCGGATGGACTGGTGAGCTCCAACCCCGAAGGACCTCAAAGTGAATCGCTTCACTACGGCTCCGTGGCCGAGTTCCGCAGTGACCTTGAACTGATTCGCACGAGTTTGGTCAGTACAGACCTCACCTGCGAGCCCCTCGACACCCTGCTCACCCAGGTGCATATTTTCGGTTTTTGCCTTGCCGGCCTGGACATCCGTCAGGAGAGCACTCGCCACAGCGATGCTCTGGATGAAGTGAGCCGCTATCTCAACCCCGACCAGGCCTATGGAGATCTGAATGAACAGGAACGCGTGAACTGGCTGCTTCAGGAGCTGCAAACCCGCCGCCCCTTGATCCCACCCTCCGTGAGCTGGTCACCCACTACAGAAGAAACTGTTGATGTCTTCCGGACGCTGCATCGCCTCCAGGATGAATTTGGCAGTCGCATTTGCCGAACCTATGTGATCTCAATGAGTCACAGCGTTTCGGACCTGCTCGAAGTGCTTCTCCTGGCGAAGGAGGCGGGGCTTGTGGAACCTTCTGCAGGCCATGCCGACCTTCTGGTCGTTCCTCTCTTCGAAACCGTGGAGGATCTGCAGAGAGCTCCAGAGGTGATGGAACAGCTGTTCCAGAACCCTCTTTATCGCAACCTGCTTCCCAGAGTTGGCAGCCAAGGCCAACCCCTGCAAGAGCTGATGCTCGGGTATTCCGACAGCAACAAGGATTCGGGCTTCCTCTCCAGCAATTGGGAGATCCATAAAGCACAGATTGCCCTCCAGGACCTGGCGGCAAGGAACGGCCTAGCCCTGAGGCTGTTCCACGGACGCGGCGGTTCAGTCGGCAGAGGAGGGGGACCTGCTTACCAGGCGATTCTCGCTCAGCCCAGTGGCACGCTCCAGGGACGCATCAAGATCACGGAGCAAGGGGAAGTCCTCGCCTCGAAGTACAGCCTCCCTGAGCTGGCTCTCTACAACCTCGAAACCATGACCACCGCGGTCGTGCAGAACAGCCTGGTCACGAACCAACTGGATGCCACCCCCAGCTGGAACGATTTGATGGCTCGACTGGCCCGCTGCTCCCGGCGCCACTACCGCGCTTTGGTGCACGACAACCCAGATCTGGTCGCTTTCTTCGAGCAGGTGACGCCGATCGAGGAGATCAGCAAGCTTCAGATCTCCAGCCGGCCGGCCCGGCGCAAAACCGGAACGCGCGATCTCTCCAGCCTGCGGGCAATTCCCTGGGTGTTTGGCTGGACCCAAAGCCGCTTTCTGCTTCCCAGCTGGTTTGGTGTGGGCACAGCCCTGCACGAAGAGCTTGAGAACGACCCCGATCAGATGTCATTGCTGCGGACCCTCCACCAACGATGGCCCTTCTTCAGGATGCTCATCTCCAAGGTGGAGATGACCCTTTCCAAGGTGGATCTGGATCTGGCCCGTCACTACGTGACCAGCCTGGGGAGTGCCGATCACCGCGAAGCGTTCGACGGCATCTACAAGACCATCGCCGAGGAATACAGCCTTACCCGCCGCCTTGTTCTGGAGATCACAGGGCAAGAGCGACTGCTGGACGCAGATCCAGCCCTTCAGCTCTCTGTTGATTTGCGCAACCGCACCATCGTGCCGTTGGGATTTCTTCAGGTCGCCCTGCTGCGCCGTTTACGGGACCAGAATCGCCAACCACCGATGAGCGAATCTCCCAGCGACGGCGACGGTCGCACCTACAGCCGCAGCGAACTGCTTCGTGGTGCCCTTCTCACGATCAATGGCATCGCCGCAGGCATGCGCAACACCGGGTGA
- a CDS encoding HAMP domain-containing histidine kinase: MAEGVPAGKADDAHARRLWWGALEVLQQRLLSDHSSLEGVWIAAPLPALYAPELLQRYRGWVWAPEALTLLNELQGSSLLPSDLISAPTGVAEEPLLSHRFQRMTLHAEDSQDPFLLVITTKLQVALALQGHEGQRRLLMRSEPSLLTGVLRLVEQRLKEDDPAQAEVLHRALNDLGPLQSSGDLALQFWPDLAQRLASMAPTVTLQTAHETPQDAPPSHASGEIDAELSLLEAIAHEVRTPLATIRTLIRSLLRRRDLPEKAMERLQQIDTECSEQIDRFGLIFQAAELQRQPEGPSPLARTDLGAMLRLLSPIWTQQLKRRGVGFAMTVADCMPFVLSDPSRLEPMLGGLVDRCSRSLPPGSKLLLTLEPAGARLKLQLISRTPEQIAAQTIDPMPQERLGPVLSWNTDTGSLQLSQTATRRLLESLGGRVTQRRDRGLTVFFPIAEQC, encoded by the coding sequence ATGGCCGAAGGAGTGCCTGCAGGCAAGGCAGATGACGCCCATGCTCGGCGTCTCTGGTGGGGAGCGCTCGAGGTTCTACAGCAACGGTTGCTTAGCGATCACTCCAGCTTGGAAGGAGTATGGATCGCTGCTCCCCTACCGGCCCTCTACGCACCCGAGCTACTGCAGCGATACCGAGGCTGGGTATGGGCACCTGAAGCCCTGACGCTTCTCAACGAGCTTCAGGGCAGCTCACTGCTGCCTTCTGACCTGATCAGCGCACCGACGGGTGTGGCAGAGGAGCCCCTCCTCAGCCACCGATTCCAGCGCATGACCCTGCATGCCGAGGACAGCCAAGATCCTTTCCTGCTGGTGATCACCACCAAACTGCAAGTCGCACTGGCGCTGCAGGGCCATGAAGGCCAGCGCAGGCTTTTAATGCGCAGCGAGCCCAGCCTTCTGACTGGGGTATTGAGACTGGTGGAGCAAAGGCTCAAAGAGGATGATCCGGCACAGGCCGAGGTTCTTCATCGGGCGCTGAACGACCTCGGCCCGCTTCAGAGCAGCGGGGATCTGGCACTTCAATTTTGGCCAGACCTCGCCCAGAGGCTGGCGTCGATGGCTCCCACCGTGACGCTTCAAACCGCCCACGAAACGCCCCAGGACGCTCCTCCATCGCACGCCTCAGGCGAAATTGATGCCGAACTCTCTCTGCTCGAAGCGATCGCCCATGAGGTGAGAACCCCCCTGGCGACCATCCGCACGCTGATCCGCTCGCTCCTGCGCCGCCGCGACCTTCCCGAGAAAGCGATGGAGCGTCTTCAGCAGATTGACACCGAATGCAGCGAGCAGATCGATCGCTTCGGGCTGATCTTTCAAGCGGCGGAACTGCAGAGGCAACCCGAAGGTCCATCACCGTTGGCCCGAACCGATCTGGGAGCGATGTTGCGACTGCTGTCCCCCATCTGGACGCAGCAACTCAAACGCAGAGGGGTGGGCTTCGCGATGACCGTTGCCGACTGCATGCCCTTCGTGCTGAGCGATCCCAGCCGACTGGAGCCGATGCTTGGGGGCCTGGTGGATCGCTGCAGCCGCAGCCTTCCTCCCGGAAGCAAGCTGCTTCTGACCCTGGAACCCGCAGGAGCTCGCCTCAAACTCCAACTCATTTCCCGCACCCCAGAACAGATCGCGGCCCAGACGATCGATCCGATGCCGCAGGAACGCTTGGGGCCGGTTCTCAGCTGGAACACCGACACCGGCAGTCTGCAGCTCAGCCAAACTGCGACCCGACGGTTGCTGGAAAGCCTCGGGGGGCGAGTGACCCAACGTCGGGACCGGGGACTCACTGTGTTCTTCCCAATCGCCGAACAATGTTGA
- the gshA gene encoding glutamate--cysteine ligase, whose translation MTKDHLLKGFEVELFTGRRDGRNVGIAATAKQELEGFVTEPDHRNLEYVTAPESDYGPLTEALLSPRRTLRTWLQSRDLTLLPGSTLSLGDATRFERSDPKNPYHDLIEATYGTDVVTASIHINLGIENPEALFQALRLVRCEAALMLALSASSPFLNGEVTGAHSQRWLQFPLTPARVPLFVDHQHFIRWTEEQIAAGTMHNVRHLWTSVRPNGPERPHQLNRLELRICDLITDPAHLLAITTLLELRVQQILRAPSAHDPMTRSSLNLDDLEQLSLDNDRAAAQTSLEATLHHWEDGRPLQCRDWLLMLIESVEPLAAELHLSERLQPLATILDQGNQAMRWLASIRDGGTIQTVLSNSIRAMEAEESPLVSAPGHHALG comes from the coding sequence ATGACCAAGGATCATTTGCTCAAAGGCTTTGAGGTCGAACTGTTCACCGGTCGACGCGATGGTCGCAACGTCGGGATTGCAGCCACCGCCAAACAAGAACTCGAAGGCTTCGTCACGGAGCCGGATCACCGCAACCTCGAATACGTCACAGCTCCAGAATCGGACTATGGACCGCTCACGGAGGCTCTGCTCTCGCCACGACGCACCCTGCGGACATGGCTTCAGTCGCGGGACTTGACCTTGCTTCCCGGCAGCACTCTCAGTTTGGGAGATGCAACACGGTTTGAACGGTCCGATCCCAAGAATCCGTACCACGATCTGATTGAAGCCACCTACGGCACGGATGTGGTGACAGCCAGCATCCATATCAACCTCGGCATCGAAAATCCAGAGGCACTGTTCCAGGCTTTACGCCTGGTTCGATGTGAGGCGGCACTGATGCTCGCCCTCAGTGCCAGTTCCCCATTTCTCAATGGCGAGGTCACCGGAGCCCATTCCCAGCGCTGGCTGCAGTTCCCCCTCACGCCTGCTCGCGTCCCGTTGTTCGTCGATCATCAGCACTTCATTCGCTGGACAGAGGAGCAAATCGCAGCGGGGACAATGCATAACGTGCGCCATCTCTGGACATCCGTGCGCCCCAACGGTCCTGAGCGGCCTCATCAACTCAATCGGCTGGAGCTGCGCATCTGTGATCTGATCACCGATCCAGCCCATCTGCTGGCGATCACCACCTTGCTCGAACTCAGAGTTCAGCAGATCCTCCGTGCCCCCTCCGCTCACGACCCCATGACCAGGAGCTCGTTGAACCTGGACGACCTCGAGCAGCTCAGCCTGGACAATGACCGGGCAGCAGCCCAGACAAGCCTCGAGGCCACCCTCCATCACTGGGAAGACGGCCGGCCACTGCAGTGCAGAGACTGGCTGCTGATGTTGATCGAATCCGTGGAGCCTTTGGCAGCGGAACTCCACCTGAGCGAACGGCTTCAGCCCCTGGCCACCATCCTCGATCAGGGGAATCAGGCGATGCGCTGGCTGGCCAGTATTCGTGATGGTGGCACGATCCAAACCGTGCTCAGCAACAGCATCAGGGCGATGGAAGCGGAGGAATCCCCACTTGTTTCCGCACCCGGCCATCATGCTTTGGGATGA